The Solibacillus sp. FSL W7-1436 genome window below encodes:
- a CDS encoding coenzyme F420-0:L-glutamate ligase, whose protein sequence is MERVVGTVVRGLRGPIINEGDDIVQIVVDTALNAAKTEGFAIEDRDIVTVTESVVARAQGNYAKITDIASDVKAKFGDDTVGVIFPILSRNRFSNILKGIAAGTKKIVLMLSYPSDEVGNHLVSLDELDEKGINPWTDVLTEAEFRGHFGFNKHTFTGVDYIEYYKELIVEQGAEVEVIFSNNAKTILDYTKSILTCDIHSRFRTKRILKAAGAEKIYGLDNILAESVNGSGFNSKYGLLGSNKSTEDGVKLFPDNCQPIVDDIQAKILAATGKLVEVMIYGDGAFKDPVGQIWELADPVVSPAYTPGLDGTPNEIKLKYLADNDFSNLHGEELKEAIKEYINNKEEDLTGNMAAQGTTPRKLTDLIGSLSDLTSGSGDKGTPMIYIQGYFDNYTK, encoded by the coding sequence TTGGAACGTGTAGTAGGAACAGTTGTACGAGGTCTTCGTGGCCCGATTATTAATGAAGGGGACGATATTGTTCAAATCGTTGTGGATACAGCGTTAAATGCTGCAAAGACAGAGGGCTTTGCAATTGAAGATCGAGATATAGTGACAGTGACAGAATCTGTTGTTGCACGTGCACAAGGTAATTACGCCAAAATTACAGATATCGCATCTGATGTAAAAGCAAAATTCGGTGATGACACTGTAGGTGTGATTTTCCCGATTCTTTCGCGTAACCGCTTCTCGAATATTTTAAAAGGAATTGCAGCAGGTACAAAGAAAATTGTCCTTATGCTAAGCTATCCATCTGATGAAGTGGGCAACCATTTAGTATCATTGGATGAACTTGATGAAAAAGGTATCAACCCATGGACTGATGTATTGACAGAGGCTGAATTCCGTGGTCATTTCGGTTTTAACAAACATACATTTACAGGTGTGGACTACATCGAATATTATAAAGAATTAATCGTTGAACAAGGTGCGGAAGTTGAAGTCATCTTCTCGAACAATGCAAAAACGATTTTAGATTATACGAAAAGCATTTTAACTTGTGATATTCACTCTCGCTTCCGTACAAAACGGATTTTAAAAGCTGCGGGCGCTGAAAAAATTTATGGTCTTGACAATATTTTAGCTGAATCTGTAAACGGATCTGGCTTTAACTCTAAATACGGATTACTTGGATCAAATAAATCGACAGAAGATGGAGTGAAATTATTCCCTGACAACTGTCAACCAATCGTAGATGACATCCAGGCTAAAATTTTAGCAGCTACAGGGAAACTTGTAGAAGTTATGATTTACGGTGACGGGGCATTTAAAGATCCAGTAGGCCAAATTTGGGAGCTAGCTGACCCTGTTGTATCACCTGCCTATACACCAGGTCTTGATGGTACTCCAAACGAAATTAAGTTGAAGTACTTAGCGGATAATGATTTCTCTAACCTGCATGGTGAAGAACTGAAAGAAGCAATCAAAGAATATATCAATAACAAAGAAGAAGATTTAACTGGTAATATGGCTGCGCAAGGTACAACGCCTCGTAAGCTGACAGATTTAATCGGTTCATTATCTGACTTAACTTCCGGTTCAGGCGATAAAGGAACACCAATGATCTACATCCAAGGCTATTTCGATAACTATACAAAATAA
- a CDS encoding LysR family transcriptional regulator: MIIKLEVYRIFNEVSRSKSFSKAAASLYMTQPAVSQSISKLEKELDTVLFNRTPKGVTLTEEGKLLHEYVNSALGILDAGEEKIAEFKNLRTGVLRIGVGDTISRYFLLPYLEAFHIKYPGIKLKVLNGTTNEILAFIKSGEADLGICNLPIQDPQLQVIPCKEIHDIFVCGQKYKNLSKKPIQLDMLMKLPLIFLEKKANSRNYVENYLKEQGYTISPEFELGSHDLVLEFAKINLGIASVTKEFATEYLDREILYEIELQQPIPKRNLGIVHLKNVSLSKTTRKFIAIVDPGIIH, encoded by the coding sequence ATGATAATAAAGTTGGAAGTTTATCGCATTTTCAATGAAGTAAGTCGAAGCAAAAGTTTTTCGAAGGCAGCAGCTTCTTTATATATGACGCAGCCGGCTGTTAGCCAGTCCATTTCAAAACTTGAGAAAGAACTTGATACCGTTTTATTTAACAGAACACCAAAAGGGGTAACCTTAACAGAAGAAGGTAAATTGTTACACGAATATGTCAACTCCGCTCTTGGTATTCTGGACGCGGGTGAAGAAAAAATCGCCGAATTTAAAAATCTGCGTACAGGCGTTTTACGCATCGGGGTCGGGGATACGATTTCGAGATACTTTTTACTGCCTTATTTAGAGGCATTCCACATTAAATATCCTGGTATTAAATTAAAGGTTTTAAACGGTACAACAAATGAAATATTAGCTTTTATTAAATCAGGGGAAGCGGATTTGGGTATATGCAACTTGCCGATTCAAGATCCACAGCTTCAAGTTATCCCTTGTAAGGAAATTCATGATATATTTGTGTGCGGACAAAAATATAAAAATTTATCAAAAAAGCCAATTCAGCTAGATATGCTCATGAAGCTGCCGTTAATTTTTTTAGAAAAAAAGGCAAATTCCCGAAATTATGTGGAAAACTATTTAAAAGAACAGGGCTATACGATTTCCCCTGAATTCGAGTTAGGCTCACATGATTTAGTATTGGAATTTGCAAAAATTAATTTAGGCATCGCAAGTGTAACAAAGGAGTTTGCGACCGAATACTTGGATAGAGAGATTTTATATGAAATTGAGCTCCAACAGCCAATTCCTAAGCGTAATTTAGGGATTGTCCATTTAAAAAATGTTTCACTTTCAAAAACAACGAGAAAATTTATCGCTATTGTTGATCCGGGAATCATTCATTAA
- a CDS encoding glycine betaine ABC transporter substrate-binding protein, giving the protein MKKMKWMPAATAMSAALLLAACGDDTTEKKETSSSEDLGSIELAYVEWDSEVASTYVVAEVLESVGYKVDITPLDNAIMWEAVSKGEADAMVSGWLPATHASQYEKYGSDLEDLGPNLKGAKIGLVVPSYMEATSIADLSTEAASTITGIEAGAGVVAAAERALETYPNLESWSLQPSSSGAMTVALEQAIKNEEDIVVTGWSPHWKFANYDLKYLEDPEGVFGGEESIHTFVRQDLEQESPDAFKILDAFEWTTEDIEEVMLNIYSGTKPEEAAKQWVEENQDVVNKWTEGIEK; this is encoded by the coding sequence ATGAAAAAAATGAAATGGATGCCTGCAGCTACAGCAATGAGTGCAGCGCTATTATTAGCAGCGTGTGGAGATGACACAACAGAGAAAAAAGAAACGTCATCATCAGAAGATTTAGGTTCAATTGAATTAGCCTATGTAGAATGGGATTCAGAGGTTGCTTCTACGTATGTAGTGGCAGAAGTACTGGAAAGTGTCGGCTATAAAGTTGACATTACACCATTGGACAATGCCATCATGTGGGAAGCAGTTTCTAAAGGTGAAGCGGATGCGATGGTATCTGGCTGGTTACCTGCTACACATGCGTCACAATATGAAAAATACGGTTCAGATCTAGAAGATTTGGGACCAAACCTAAAAGGTGCGAAAATCGGATTAGTTGTACCAAGTTATATGGAAGCAACATCAATCGCTGATTTATCTACAGAGGCAGCATCGACAATTACAGGTATTGAAGCAGGTGCAGGTGTTGTTGCGGCTGCTGAAAGAGCACTTGAAACATATCCGAATCTGGAATCTTGGTCGTTACAACCATCTTCATCAGGTGCGATGACTGTAGCTTTAGAACAGGCAATTAAAAATGAAGAAGATATCGTTGTGACAGGCTGGAGCCCACACTGGAAATTTGCCAACTATGATTTGAAGTATTTAGAAGATCCTGAAGGAGTATTTGGCGGAGAAGAAAGTATTCACACATTTGTACGTCAAGACTTAGAACAGGAGTCACCTGATGCATTCAAGATTTTAGATGCCTTTGAATGGACAACTGAAGATATCGAAGAAGTGATGCTGAACATCTACTCAGGAACAAAACCTGAAGAAGCAGCAAAACAATGGGTTGAAGAAAACCAAGACGTAGTGAACAAATGGACAGAAGGTATTGAGAAGTAA